A single Thermomicrobiales bacterium DNA region contains:
- a CDS encoding IS110 family transposase — protein MGQDNISQYVGCDVHKETITLAVATPGREPAQVVATIPNRPEAVRKIMAQLGDPTTLEVAYEAGACGYTLQRQLTRMGITCVVIAPSLVPKRPGDRVKTDRRDACQLAALLRGGYLTTVWVPDEADEALRDLVRARHAARQDVTRMRHRISGMLLRLDVRPAEGVNAWTGKHRSWLHGLVLPHSAQQTVLREHLGALAETEARLERLELAIATAIQASRHAELAAAYQALRGIELVTAATLVVELGDPSRFDHPRELMRYVGLTPTEASSGDRRRQGGISKAGNTRARHVLVEAAHHAPRVPAVSKALATRQRNVDPAIIAISAKAQRRLHRRYWRLVERGKPKPLAVTAVARELVGVLWAIGQVVAEQRQAQFLATTAGSSSARVTSLAAD, from the coding sequence ATGGGACAGGATAACATCAGTCAGTATGTCGGTTGTGACGTGCACAAGGAGACGATCACACTCGCCGTCGCCACGCCTGGCCGGGAACCAGCGCAGGTCGTGGCCACCATTCCGAACCGCCCCGAGGCAGTCCGCAAGATCATGGCTCAGCTGGGGGATCCCACGACGCTAGAGGTTGCCTACGAAGCTGGAGCCTGTGGCTACACGCTCCAGCGACAACTGACAAGAATGGGGATCACCTGCGTCGTGATTGCGCCCTCGCTGGTCCCGAAACGGCCTGGTGACCGCGTCAAGACCGACCGACGCGATGCCTGCCAGTTGGCTGCGTTGCTCCGGGGTGGCTATCTGACGACGGTCTGGGTGCCGGATGAAGCCGACGAGGCGCTGCGTGACCTGGTTCGTGCCCGCCACGCCGCCCGTCAGGACGTGACCCGCATGCGCCATCGTATCAGTGGGATGCTGCTGCGCCTCGACGTGCGACCCGCTGAGGGAGTCAATGCCTGGACCGGTAAGCATCGGAGCTGGTTACACGGACTGGTCCTGCCCCATAGTGCCCAACAGACGGTCTTGCGTGAGCACCTGGGAGCGCTGGCCGAGACCGAAGCCCGGCTCGAGCGGCTGGAGCTGGCCATCGCGACGGCGATCCAGGCCAGCCGCCACGCTGAACTGGCTGCCGCCTATCAGGCGTTACGGGGGATTGAGCTGGTCACGGCTGCCACCCTGGTGGTCGAGTTGGGCGATCCGAGTCGCTTCGACCATCCGCGCGAGTTGATGCGCTACGTCGGGTTGACGCCGACCGAGGCCTCAAGCGGAGATCGGCGGCGGCAGGGCGGGATCAGCAAAGCCGGCAATACCCGTGCGCGGCATGTCCTGGTCGAGGCCGCCCATCATGCACCGCGTGTCCCGGCGGTCAGCAAAGCATTGGCCACCCGCCAACGGAACGTTGATCCGGCGATCATCGCCATCAGTGCCAAGGCGCAACGTCGCCTGCATCGCCGCTACTGGCGGCTGGTTGAGCGTGGCAAGCCCAAACCGCTGGCGGTGACGGCCGTCGCCCGCGAACTGGTCGGCGTGCTCTGGGCAATTGGGCAGGTGGTTGCAGAGCAACGACAGGCACAGTTCCTGGCGACGACGGCAGGATCGTCATCAGCGCGAGTGACATCGCTCGCGGCAGATTGA